Proteins encoded by one window of Cloeon dipterum chromosome 4, ieCloDipt1.1, whole genome shotgun sequence:
- the kmr gene encoding uncharacterized protein kmr isoform X2 — protein MVLECRLQDAVNNNNNNDAAPHLSVSLCCIWEQPAPAGAAPPPPPPVTVRPPGRVKRSLADRASWAGFSQSARGRSHVLMGTQVLPRQLSAREFLPAGVATSTPLRPKSFAAPTDSETWLDPPVGQTPHHTAFAMDVMKHGRRRSKDNGGNGSRQTQLRSPMVQRPSAAKVTLQGWLYKQGSEGLMLWKRRWFVLSEYCLFYYKGPEEEKLLGSILLPSYKISPCAPDDRVFRKFSFKAEHHNMRTYFFAADSREQMVRWMNAMSLASILQTAPVPSWEEPASSSRPSVSSVSQSADDSDSGFHGYRSPRAATTPRQGGDGASAKDTVETNGWGPQPLYANAPPKPKRLPQGDSPEPSPERPAHPQQQQTPRGGIYGVSPRQHPENRTPDPYGRPIDYEDVYGRKGAWPPPPPQAYMNEPPAKLDNFRTSPQENNNYSKPPPDVTKTYVKPTGPLRNQEAPTKQPPPATLPKQLFRMGSPAPTPAVKPRPKPPAGHPPRPHSADFLEVDVRETPPSAVQRRERNGPQGERPKSSIDVHNDDYWSEESYARKMRQSLYMHAQTQSGRATPLQKHIIDNRAKPPSHSRSPAQSEGQPAEEQPSSIRRHKEQVDRHSNQFMRSASARLPRHKSRAEAHEQADAPGSEKKIQQREESMQRLLEWKQRMLQSPLTRKSSPRPHDNSMPHSPLSHLLLRTPDAPATPGSDAGSVTFRPRRQPTRGPNSSSSSRSRSQDPGRRSAPPIHRRNSYSSDDEDIQREARSNRRPRKSATASSQQAGRASDQVDTERRRVHNPSSGSAVVLPSSPDYVNINAFGEKKQHRIPPDMPYSHDSHGFRKSGDTLTRYGPRQPSPKPEPPPAVPLHMHPAIGKTTPTIQRLAPSEDRNGKHSDSGYDSLRMQSAAAEIKRTSPPKTGVLSQPTDESQLIKEFSYQYIHSNVQDLPSPPSTKSSPEERSASRVKFQTQEMPSRYETSEQLNKFSSPDANDDEDMSSLIKARQINLRSFALGEPSSEESTPRKPLPAKKNAQSGGNNKSVRDLLADFERKSAALAKEQENINAKEARRCVFSDTETLLYDTSSDAEINYVHESKLRKNATDMKQQRRCVSRAGERSDDDDEEIAAALGIKESFISSGRELHAKRKELQNKKRKQPAKKLQVEDLHPSGYIRLSLAESMVAHEDSASSRSSPSPNPRVPDRIKSPEIALALAAAEDHYLPMTPSKKSILEPVNTPAMQLEECSYVEMGDGGSVQTLTNVFEQSTDKRMFEIQQSSANDEESHYEFLYKASTNYEPVYMEVSSIDPLKPLSLSLPKMDSLPIEHSKTSSTSSSSRTVVYNESASDSLRALPDILNSTSSQKDKSDSDDADDEASKDLETLDTPHHPRFSLSDTFRPASYYLGVGGRGNDPQDSSDSDLVSPPPIPATLPPLDDDDEDFSLDLSRQEVRKWSDEASFRLRSAPSRTSMDGGEADRLKRRPVSEELLDSFEESSFLTDYTKYGISESAYHKEIIAQEENMYATNKPVPKDVKSDLLFRERFPPPVQQASASAAEPENQTPPRGQGEASPGKNEAIGGAPYYYSDLLKAMDEETNSMYDRFQQHAMNQLRTSSRLNNQRSDGVDGKRLSDIGRHVNPIPLMLNGLLDLNDPNLIAEEIRNTTAGLVSKSVPVDERNIYESDTLRKMAQKRHLQRRRSKTPDPDIATRNLYPVGLRDKSESSFEARRRSRSLEGLVDAEESTQPPPEAQNEGADPWEEDTLWRESLRRVSRVRHTRSLDDLDESDPPATPAPAPSGRRSVDHLAAGGSQTRSAKVTRDVTYVNDAAVRPRMIRSKELYENDYREGSRRSSSRQNQTPDEDSGVYERLLPTESMERNRRGQTFVDRYEFDVDSEMFRQPTQNGSQQPHFLEESLPPSFEIDREKLRQWDLLSSAPLEDGAKPPSPAPARVRPAEEDPAEPSSGPQNPQSTRQGGGRQPTALTKQPIFKSKVQSNQQSLGGSGSGSIQESIPAVRSHQRQQQRPMTVQPTAFTNLEDPVSASHAAFRAGARLCSRGASPKVPSAASSPLPQGLLGPDEGVTISDTEQARRSLVKAGMSPLSRKMTAGALLGRTHEELVLLLIQLRRESSSLSRVAELCQAEILSQARLAELDAARKAEHLRRLEDLKRHLQEIEKQHEKGKPLVTLVDNMVKLGSMYRGSSISSLPRSAAITPPPMQRFDFNMYEQRIMEWNRLSPPEHAELQMKMQQLYHLERQLQEQALILQNLQQDKTLLQRAMGGLRHKLATCTVAEGELYHQQKRLMETEFNRVRHLLAMHSKKMEDIVVENARVEHDIMMLRQKAENQRMMSRSATPTMMVQGSTAVDLELELRRVQNLVGDLQRQRHDLSLQVRQLTEKRHSLTQTPELRGKMHPASSPAHSPASLPSTPRTRRPSSTWLETDLDSMHSIDRAVASPMSPLYVNTEILDYSMNGKEPLTPDDLSPPPPPAPEDPSLYNGSATTYYEPQDISEADDRMKRFYGIIPKTEKAEIKTVRIVKRESERRNRVKQRPSMEMDLSMGRVSEEDHPPPPTALELSLLMELQAQQEQQQQQPVDPHVFQRSLSLPRGFGKQPPPPPSRALSPRSDIVTLRAHRTLSPQGERPLSAHAQLFGGAAEESPRLLDEGVFEGSSSSGPVSPVYQSEAARAIVQEMTRRRTVPKTKRRHHTVTGGQQSKADSNMGSGARARDDLDMERALRRRVAGAPDVVRSTLSQRELKYNETTIDSILGTPNKIVIPERYVPEKEPEMSAEEQLQRLRKAESIRKMLSETTPLTSESQAQSPTNEGSGEEVNSTMKLKLAAEKKQREHILQLNQLLAQQVKEKSKMVAARALEIAPFKDASTEDDDSSPISELPLIQQRDNFFS, from the exons CACGGCAGGAGACGCAGCAAGGACAACGGCGGCAACGGCAGCAGACAGACGCAGCTGCGTTCGCCCATGGTCCAGCGGCCATCGGCCGCCAAGGTCACCCTTCAGGGGTGGCTCTACAAGCAGGGTAGCGAGGGACTGATGCTGTGGAAGCGCCGCTGGTTCGTGCTTTCCGAGTACTGCCTTTTCTACTACAAAG gaccggaggaagaaaaattgctgGGTTCAATTTTACTGCCCTCGTACAAAATTAGTCCGTGCGCGCCGGACGACCGCGTCTTCCGCAAGTTCTCCTTCAAAGCCGAGCACCACAACATGCGGACGTACTTCTTCGCCGCCGACTCGCGCGAGCAGATGGTCCGCTGGATGAACGCCATGAGCTTAGCATCTATTCTGCAAACCGCTCCGGTGCCCTC ATGGGAGGAACCAGCATCGTCAAGCAGGCCGAGCGTGTCGTCGGTGTCGCAGAGCGCCGACGACAGCGACTCGGGCTTCCACGGCTACCGGTCGCCGCGGGCCGCCACCACCCCTCGGCAGGGCGGCGACGGCGCCAGCGCCAAGGACACCGTGGAGACCAACGGCTGGGGGCCGCAGCCGCTGTACGCCAACGCGCCACCCAAGCCCAAGAGACTGCCGCAGGGTGACTCGCCCGAGCCCAGCCCTGAGAGGCCGGCGCACCCTCAGCAACAGCAAACACCGCGCGGCGGAATCTACGGCGTCTCGCCCAGGCAGCACCCTGAAAACCGGACGCCTGATCCATACGGCCGGCCAATTGATTACGAGGACGTGTACGGACGCAAAGGCGCTTGGCCACCACCTCCTCCTCAG GCGTACATGAACGAGCCGCCGGCCAAGCTGGACAACTTCAGGACGTCACCGCAGGAGAACAACAATTACTCCAAGCCCCCGCCGGACGTGACCAAGACCTACGTGAAACCGACAGGGCCCCTGCGCAACCAGGAGGCGCCCACCAAGCAACCCCCGCCCGCCACCCTGCCCAAGCAGCTCTTTAGAATGGGCAGCCCGGCGCCCACACCGGCGGTGAAGCCCAGGCCCAAGCCCCCGGCGGGCCATCCACCGCGGCCGCACAGCGCTGACTTTTTGGAGGTGGACGTCCGGGAGACGCCGCCGAGCGCGGTGCAGCGGAGGGAGAGAAACGGACCCCAAGGGGAGAGACCAAAGTCCAGCATCGACGTCCACAATGACGACTATTG GTCTGAAGAAAGCTACGCACGGAAAATGCGCCAGTCACTTTACATGCACGCTCAGACCCAGTCGGGCAGGGCGACCCCCCTGCAGAAGCACATCATCGACAACAGGGCAAAGCCTCCAAGTCACAGCAGGTCGCCGGCTCAATCAGAAGGTCAACCTGCTGAAGAGCAGCCCAGTTCAATCAGGAGGCACAAAGAACAGGTGGATAGGCACAGCAATCAATTTATGAGAAGCGCCAGTGCCAGACTGCCGAGGCACAAGTCTCGGGCAGAGGCGCATGAACAAGCAGATGCGCCAGGcagcgaaaagaaaattcaacaa cgAGAAGAGTCAATGCAGCGACTGCTGGAATGGAAACAGCGGATGCTGCAGTCGCCGCTGACGCGCAAGTCATCTCCGCGGCCGCACGACAACTCGATGCCCCACTCGCCCCTGTCGCACCTTCTGCTGAGGACCCCTGACGCTCCTGCTACCCCTGGCAGCGACGCCGGTTCAGTGACCTTCAGACCGAGGCGGCAGCCGACCAGGGGGCCCAACTCGTCGAGCTCGAGTCGCAGTCGGAGCCAAGACCCTGGTCGGCGCTCTGCGCCTCCCATCCACAGGCGCAACTCGTATTCTTCGGACGACGAGG ATATCCAGCGGGAGGCCCGCAGTAACCGGCGCCCGAGAAAGTCGGCGACCGCGTCCAgccagcaggcaggcagagcCTCCGACCAAGTGGACACAGAAAGACGAAGGGTGCACAACCCTTCGTCAGGTAGTGCCGTCGTGCTTCCCTCCTCCCCCGACTACGTGAATATTAACGCGTTTGGCGAGAAAAAGCAGCACCGCATTCCGCCCGATATGCCCTACTCGCACGACTCGCACGGCTTCAGGAAGAGCGGCGACACCCTCACCAGATACGGACCTCGTCAACCCTCCCCGAAGCCGGAACCACCCCCGGCCGTCCCTTTGCACATGCACCCCGCCATCGGCAAAACCACGCCGACCATCCAGCGGCTCGCACCTTCCGAGGACCGAAATGGAAAGCACTCGGACAGCGGCTACGACTCCCTCAGGATGCAGAGCGCGGCGGCCGAGATCAAAAGAACGTCGCCGCCGAAAACCGGAGTCCTCAGCCAGCCGACCGACGAGTCGCAATTGATTAAAGAGTTCTCCTACCAGTACATCCACAGCAACGTGCAAGATCTGCCGTCTCCTCCCAGCACGAAAAGTAGCCCTGAGGAAAGGTCCGCGAGCAGGGTCAAGTTCCAAACTCAGGAGATGCCCTCCAGGTACGAGACGAGTGAGCAACTGAACAAATTCTCCTCGCCTGACGCAAATGACGATGAGGATATGTCGAGTTTGATAAAAGCCAGGCAGATCAATCTCAGGAGTTTTGCGCTGGGCGAGCCCTCCTCCGAGGAGAGCACTCCGCGGAAGCCTCTGCCGGCCAAGAAAAACGCACAGAGTGGCGGAAACAACAAGTCAGTGCGCGACCTCCTGGCCGACTTCGAACGCAAGTCGGCTGCCCTGGCGAAAGAGCAGGAAAATATCAACGCCAAGGAGGCCAGGCGATGCGTCTTCAGCGACACCGAAACGCTTCTCTACGACACGTCGAGCGACGCTGAAATTAACTACGTCCACGAGAGCAAGTTGAGGAAAAATGCGACGGACAtgaagcagcagcggcggtgcGTGTCGCGCGCCGGAGAGCgcagcgacgacgacgacgaggaaATCGCTGCCGCGCTTGGAATTAAGGAAAGTTTCATCAGCTCGGGCAGAGAACTGCACGCGAAACGAAAAGAGCTGCAAAATAAGAAAAGGAAGCAGCCAGCTAAAAAGCTGCAAGTGGAGGACTTGCACCCATCTGGATACATACGTCTCAGTCTCGCGGAGTCGATGGTGGCCCACGAGGACAGCGCGTCTTCCAGAAGCTCGCCGAGTCCCAATCCGCGCGTCCCGGATAGAATAAAATCACCAGAAATCGCCTTGGCTTTGGCTGCGGCTGAGGATCATTACTTACCGATGACTCCGTCCAAAAAGTCGATTCTCGAGCCGGTGAACACCCCTGCTATGCAGTTGGAAGAGTGCTCCTACGTTGAAATGGGTGACGGTGGCAGCGTGCAAACGCTAACAAACGTTTTCGAGCAGTCGACCGACAAGCGAATGTTTGAAATTCAGCAGAGCTCTGCCAACGACGAGGAATCGCATTACGAGTTCCTCTACAAGGCCTCCACCAATTACGAGCCAGTGTACATGGAGGTGTCTTCGATCGATCCATTGAAGCCCCTGAGCCTCTCCTTGCCGAAGATGGACAGCTTGCCCATAGAGCACAGCAAAACATCGAGCACCTCCTCGAGCAGCAGGACCGTGGTCTACAACGAAAGCGCCAGCGACTCCCTCCGCGCCCTCCCGGACATCCTCAACTCGACGTCCAGCCAAAAGGACAAGTCGGACAGTGATGACGCGGACGACGAGGCTTCCAAGGACTTGGAGACCTTGGACACACCCCACCACCCTAGATTTAGCTTGTCCGACACGTTCCGTCCAGCTTCCTACTACCTCGGCGTTGGAGGCCGTGGTAACGATCCCCAAGACTCGTCAGACAGTGATTTAGTGTCTCCCCCTCCCATCCCTGCAACCTTGCCCCCTCTGGACGATGACGACGAAGACTTCTCGCTCGACCTGAGTAGACAAGAGGTGCGCAAGTGGTCGGACGAGGCGTCGTTTCGACTCCGCTCGGCTCCCAGCAGGACCTCGATGGACGGCGGCGAAGCGGACAGACTGAAAAGGAGACCCGTGTCCGAGGAACTGCTGGACAGTTTCGAGGAGAGCTCCTTCCTGACCGACTACACCAAATACGGCATCTCTGAAAGCGCCTATCACAAGGAGATAATTGCTCAAGAGGAAAACATGTACGCCACCAACAAGCCAGTGCCAAAAGACGTCAAGTCGGACTTGCTCTTCAGGGAGAGATTCCCGCCTCCGGTGCAGCAAGCCAGCGCGTCTGCGGCCGAGCCTGAAAATCAAACGCCTCCCAGGGGTCAAGGCGAGGCATCGCCGGGCAAGAACGAGGCGATCGGCGGAGCGCCGTATTACTACTCGGACCTGCTCAAGGCGATGGACGAAGAGACCAACTCGATGTACGACAGGTTCCAGCAGCACGCCATGAACCAGCTGCGCACCAGCTCGAGGCTAAACAACCAAAGAAGTGACGGCGTGGACGGCAAGCGACTCAGCGACATCGGTCGCCACGTCAATCCCATCCCCCTGATGCTCAACGGCCTTCTGGATCTGAACGACCCCAACCTGATCGCCGAGGAAATTAGAAACACCACCGCAGGCCTCGTCTCGAAAAGTGTCCCCGTGGACGAGAGGAACATTTACGAGTCGGACACCCTGCGGAAGATGGCGCAGAAGCGGCACCTGCAGAGACGCAGGTCGAAGACGCCCGACCCCGACATTGCCACGAGAAATCTGTACCCGGTCGGTCTGCGCGACAAGTCCGAGTCCTCGTTCGAGGCACGGCGGCGCAGCAGGTCGCTGGAGGGCCTGGTGGACGCGGAGGAAAGCACGCAACCCCCTCCAGAGGCGCAAAACGAGGGCGCCGATCCGTGGGAGGAAGACACCCTGTGGAGGGAGTCCCTGCGCAGGGTGAGCAGGGTTAGACACACCAGGTCGCTCGACGACCTGGACGAGAGCGATCCTCCAGCAACGCCCGCCCCCGCTCCGTCCGGTCGGAGGAGCGTGGACCACCTGGCCGCAGGAGGCAGCCAGACGCGCTCTGCCAAGGTGACCAGGGACGTGACCTACGTGAACGACGCGGCGGTGCGGCCCCGCATGATCCGCTCCAAGGAACTGTACGAGAACGACTACCGCGAGGGGAGCAGGCGGAGCAGCTCGAGGCAGAACCAGACACCCGACGAGGACTCGGGCGTCTACGAACGCCTGCTGCCCACCGAGAGCATGGAGCGCAACCGGCGCGGCCAGACCTTCGTGGACAGGTACGAGTTCGACGTGGACAGCGAAATGTTCAGACAACCGACGCAGAACGGCAGCCAACAGCCGCATTTTTTAGAGGAAAGCCTTCCTCCCTCTTTCGAGATCGACCGCGAGAAGCTGCGCCAGTGGGACCTTCTGTCGAGCGCCCCTCTGGAGGACGGTGCCAAGCCACCGTCACCAGCTCCGGCGCGAGTTCGTCCGGCAGAGGAGGACCCTGCCGAGCCCAGCAGTGGGCCGCAGAATCCGCAGTCCACCAGACAGGGGGGAGGGAGGCAACCTACGGCACTTACCAAACAGccaattttcaaaagcaaagTCCAGAGCAACCAGCAGTCATTAGgag gctCAGGTTCGGGGTCGATTCAGGAAAGCATTCCAGCAGTTCGCAGCcaccagcggcagcagcagcggccgaTGACCGTGCAGCCAACAGCCTTCACGAACCTGGAGGACCCCGTCAGCGCAAGTCACGCCGCGTTTAGGGCTGGGGCGAGGCTCTGCAGCCGCGGGGCCTCGCCCAAGGTCCCATCGGCTGCCAGTTCGCCCCTCCCACAAGGGCTGCTCGGCCCTGACGAGGGCGTCACCATCTCAGACACGGAACAGGCTCGCAGATCG TTGGTTAAAGCTGGCATGTCGCCGCTGAGCAGAAAAATGACGGCCGGCGCGTTGCTTGGTCGCACGCACGAAgagctggtgctgctgctgatcCAACTGAGGAGGGAAAGCTCCTCTTTGAGTCGGGTGGCTGAGTTGTGTCAAGCCGAAATCCTCAGTCAG GCACGTCTGGCCGAGCTCGACGCGGCGCGCAAGGCGGAACACTTGAGGCGCCTCGAGGACCTCAAGAGGCACTTGCAGGAGATTGAGAAACAA CATGAGAAGGGTAAGCCGCTGGTGACCCTGGTGGACAACATGGTCAAGCTGGGCTCCATGTACCGCGGCTCGTCCATCAGCTCGCTGCCAAGAAGCGCTGCCATCACGCCACCGCCGATGCAGAGGTTCGACTTCAACATGTACGAGCAGCGCATCATGGAGTGGAACAGGCTCAGTCCACCTGAGCATGCCGAACTCCAG ATGAAAATGCAGCAGTTGTATCACCTTGAGCGGCAGTTGCAAGAGCAGGCGCTGATCCTCCAGAACCTGCAGCAAGACAAAACCCTTCTGCAAAGAGCCATGGGGGGTCTACGCCACAAACTAGCAACATGCACCGTCGCCGAAGGTGAACTGTATCACCAGCAGAAGCGGCTCATGGAAACGGAATTCAACAGGGTCAGACACCTTTTGGCCATGCACTCCAAGAAAATGGAGGACATCGTCGTGGAGAACGCCAGGGTAGAACACGACATCATGATGCTGCGGCAGAAGGCGGAAAACCAGAGGATGATGAGCAGGTCCGCCACGCCAACGATGATGGTCCAAGGCTCAACGGCTGTTGACTTGGAACTGGAGCTACGCAGGGTGCAGAATCTGGTCGGTGACCTCCAGAGACAACGGCATGACCTCAGCCTTCAG GTAAGGCAACTGACAGAAAAACGGCACAGCCTGACGCAAACGCCAGAGCTGAGGGGCAAAATGCATCCAGCAAGCTCGCCAGCGCACTCGCCGGCCTCGTTGCCGTCCACCCCCAGGACGCGGAGGCCGTCCTCCACGTGGTTGGAGACGGACCTCGACTCGATGCACTCGATAGACAGGGCGGTCGCGTCGCCAATGTCACCACTCTACGTCAATACGGAGATCCTCGACTATTCTATGAACGGAAAGGAGCCCCTCACCCCCGACGACCTCTCTCCGCCTCCGCCCCCTGCCCCGGAAGACCCGTCCTTGTACAATGGCTCAGCCACCACTTACTACGAGCCGCAGGACATCAGCGAGGCTGACGACCGCATGAAGAGGTTTTATg GCATCATTCCCAAGACAGAAAAGGCTGAGATCAAAACAGTGAGAATCGTGAAGCGCGAGTCTGAACGGCGCAACAGGGTGAAGCAGCGGCCGAGCATGGAGATGGACCTGTCGATGGGCCGCGTGAGCGAGGAGGACCACCCGCCGCCGCCCACCGCACTCGAGTTGTCGCTGCTGATGGAGCTGCAGGCCCAGCAagagcagcaacaacagcagccaGTTGACCCGCACGTGTTCCAGCGTTCGCTTTCGCTGCCCCGCGGCTTTGGCAAGCAGCCTCCGCCGCCCCCGTCCAGGGCCCTCTCCCCGCGCAGCGACATCGTCACCCTGCGAGCGCACAGGACGCTG AGCCCGCAAGGCGAGCGGCCGCTGTCGGCACACGCGCAGCTGTTCGGCGGCGCCGCCGAGGAGAGCCCGCGGCTGCTGGACGAGGGCGTGTTCGAGGGCAGCTCCAGCTCTGGCCCCGTGTCCCCCGTGTACCAGAGCGAGGCGGCCAGGGCCATCGTGCAGGAAATGACCCGGCGGCGGACGGTGCCCAAAACCAAGCGACGGCACCACACGGTGACCGGCGGCCAGCAGAGCAAGGCCGATTCCAACATG GGCTCAGGTGCTAGGGCGCGTGACGACCTGGACATGGAACGCGCCCTGAGGCGCAGGGTAGCCGGCGCGCCAGACGTGGTGCGTTCCACCCTGAGCCAGCGGGAACTCAAGTACAACGAAACCACCATCGACAGCATCCTCGGCACCCCCAACAAAATCGTGATCCCGGAGAGATACGTACCAGAAAAG GAGCCAGAAATGTCCGCTGAGGAACAGCTGCAGCGGCTGCGCAAGGCAGAGTCCATCAGGAAGATGCTGTCGGAAACAACTCCTCTTACCTCAGAAAGTCAAG CGCAATCTCCAACTAACGAAGGCAGCGGAGAGGAAGTCAACTCGACCATGAAGCTCAAGCTGGCCGCGGAAAAGAAGCAGCGGGAACACATTCTGCAGCTGAACCAACTGTTGGCGCAGCAAGTGAAGGAGAAAAGCAAAATGGTCGCAG CTCGAGCCTTGGAAATCGCGCCGTTCAAGGACGCGAGCACCGAGGACGACGACTCGTCGCCGATTTCGGAGCTGCCGCTCATCCAGCAGAGGGACAACTTTTTCTCCTGA